In the genome of Blastopirellula marina, one region contains:
- a CDS encoding sialate O-acetylesterase — protein sequence MMIPSRVLILSFTVTIATVVVSSTWAAPVKVFVLCGQSNMEGKGAVKHLEQLLADPKTAKTYAHLRSGDEWVERDDVFIKYNDDRGQGKLGLGYGTPTDRFGPELEFGHVVGNAFDQPILIVKCAWGGRALAVRFRPPSSGKGDYTQRDQKTKELVPLPEETYGEAYRDTIRIVKDSLKNIDKLVPNYQEDDGYELSGFVFFQGFNDIIDQKKMDEYGVNLANLIRDVRRDLDVPNLPFVIGELGQQGMEPEKRYAEKHFNFRKIQSDVSELPEFHGQVRFVKTSPYVISDGESFDGGYHYYGRADTFFHIGHAFGETMVELVKQQRQDSP from the coding sequence ATGATGATCCCATCACGCGTTCTAATCTTGTCGTTTACTGTGACAATCGCCACCGTGGTTGTCAGCTCTACCTGGGCAGCCCCCGTGAAGGTTTTTGTGTTATGCGGCCAATCCAATATGGAAGGGAAAGGCGCTGTCAAACACCTGGAGCAATTATTGGCTGACCCCAAGACTGCGAAAACGTACGCTCATTTGCGCAGCGGTGACGAATGGGTCGAACGAGACGATGTCTTTATTAAGTACAACGACGATCGAGGACAGGGTAAGCTCGGACTGGGATACGGAACTCCAACAGATCGCTTTGGCCCAGAACTTGAGTTTGGCCATGTCGTTGGCAATGCATTCGATCAACCAATTTTAATCGTCAAGTGTGCATGGGGCGGACGGGCCCTTGCCGTTCGTTTCCGCCCGCCCAGCTCAGGCAAAGGAGATTACACGCAGCGTGATCAGAAAACGAAGGAACTCGTGCCGCTGCCAGAGGAAACCTATGGCGAAGCGTATCGCGATACGATTCGCATCGTCAAAGACTCTCTGAAGAATATTGACAAGCTTGTCCCCAACTATCAAGAAGACGATGGCTACGAACTTTCAGGCTTCGTCTTTTTCCAAGGATTCAATGACATCATCGATCAGAAAAAGATGGATGAGTACGGCGTGAATTTGGCTAACTTGATTCGCGACGTTCGTCGTGATCTTGATGTTCCTAACCTTCCGTTTGTCATCGGCGAACTTGGCCAGCAGGGTATGGAGCCAGAAAAGCGTTACGCTGAAAAGCACTTCAACTTTCGCAAGATCCAATCAGACGTCTCCGAGCTCCCGGAGTTCCATGGCCAAGTTCGCTTCGTAAAGACCAGCCCTTACGTGATCAGCGATGGTGAATCGTTTGACGGTGGTTACCACTATTACGGCAGGGCAGACACGTTCTTCCATATCGGTCATGCATTTGGCGAAACGATGGTGGAGTTGGTCAAGCAACAAAGGCAAGATTCTCCGTGA
- a CDS encoding transglutaminase-like domain-containing protein — protein MLIRVGFEIAFDSPQPAPMLLMLYLHPTRELTTRQHDQLRTSPNLPISEYYDMYGNRCGRIVAPKGKIVIRNTALVDDCGLPDLQVPQARQAEVQELPYETLTYLLASRYCEVDSELKDIAWELFGHTPPGWPRVQAICDFVHEHIAFDYMQASANRTALGVYREGVGVCRDYTHLAITFCRNCNIPARYCTGYLGDIGVPASADPMDFSAWFEAYLGGQWYTFDARNNKPRIGRVLMARGRDAADVALTTTFGMNELKTFKVWADQVS, from the coding sequence ATGCTTATTCGTGTCGGGTTCGAAATCGCCTTTGACTCGCCACAACCAGCTCCCATGCTGTTGATGTTGTATCTGCATCCAACTCGAGAATTGACGACTCGCCAACACGATCAGCTACGAACCTCACCCAATCTACCGATTTCCGAATACTACGATATGTACGGAAATCGGTGCGGTCGAATTGTCGCCCCCAAAGGGAAGATTGTCATTCGCAATACAGCGCTTGTCGACGATTGTGGACTTCCCGATCTCCAGGTCCCGCAGGCCAGGCAAGCCGAAGTTCAAGAACTTCCCTACGAAACGCTGACCTATCTGTTGGCCAGTCGCTATTGCGAGGTCGACAGCGAGCTAAAAGATATTGCCTGGGAGCTCTTCGGGCATACCCCACCCGGTTGGCCGAGAGTGCAAGCCATCTGCGATTTTGTGCATGAGCATATTGCATTCGACTATATGCAGGCGAGCGCCAATCGCACAGCGTTAGGTGTCTATCGCGAGGGAGTCGGAGTCTGCCGCGACTATACCCACTTGGCGATCACCTTTTGCCGCAATTGCAATATTCCAGCACGCTATTGCACTGGCTATCTTGGCGATATCGGCGTACCTGCATCGGCCGATCCGATGGATTTTAGCGCTTGGTTTGAAGCGTACCTTGGCGGGCAGTGGTACACGTTCGATGCTCGAAATAATAAGCCTCGTATCGGTCGTGTTCTCATGGCTCGGGGACGAGATGCGGCCGATGTCGCATTGACGACAACATTTGGAATGAACGAATTGAAAACTTTCAAGGTCTGGGCTGATCAAGTCAGCTAA
- a CDS encoding arylsulfatase, with amino-acid sequence MPRRLTLFTFLASLLILPWLASHTFAAEPSRPNVVMILTDDQGWGDLSIHGNKNIDTPNIDQLAKDGARFDWFYVCHLCAPTRAEMLTGRFYARTGVRGVSTGQERLNLDEKTIAQYFKEAGYVTGAFGKWHNGMQHPYHPNARGFDEYYGFCSGHWGHYFSPELDHNNTLVRGDGYVTDDFTNHAMQFIEDNRDKPFFCYVPYCTPHSPMQVPDEFYDKFAEMNPSMKNRDPQKEQLGMTRAALAMCENVDWNVGRILKKLDDLDLANNTIVIDFADNGPNSFRWNGDMKGRKGSLDEGGTRVPCFIRMPGTIKPDTQITQIAGAVDFLPTLLDFAGIDANYPKPIDGRSLKPLLTGQKTDWPDRELIASRNNQVSVRNQTYRLDNDGKLFNILQDIGQRTDVSKQNPEITKQLMQVAKQYREEMLPRDDDRPFTVGYSANTPLPARDGVAHGEIKRSAPAPNCSYFTNWKTEEGTITWDVEVHEPGQYEAIVYYTCPKENVGVEIQAELLGQKTAASIQEAHDPEAYGPERDRFNRGAESPVKDFKAFSLGTLNLPKGRDNLTLSALKIPGEGAIEVRYVWLNRK; translated from the coding sequence ATGCCCCGCCGACTTACGCTATTCACCTTTCTCGCCTCGCTTCTTATTTTGCCATGGCTGGCTTCGCACACCTTCGCCGCGGAGCCCTCGCGGCCTAACGTCGTGATGATTCTTACGGACGATCAGGGCTGGGGGGACTTAAGCATTCATGGCAACAAAAACATCGACACCCCGAATATCGATCAACTAGCCAAAGATGGTGCCCGATTCGATTGGTTCTACGTCTGCCATTTGTGCGCTCCGACGCGTGCGGAAATGCTCACCGGACGCTTTTACGCCCGGACGGGCGTCCGCGGCGTTTCTACGGGACAGGAACGCCTGAATCTCGACGAGAAAACGATTGCTCAGTACTTCAAAGAAGCGGGTTATGTGACGGGAGCGTTTGGCAAGTGGCATAACGGGATGCAGCATCCCTATCATCCCAATGCTCGCGGTTTCGACGAATACTACGGTTTTTGCTCCGGGCACTGGGGGCACTACTTCAGTCCTGAGCTCGATCACAACAACACGTTGGTCCGCGGCGATGGCTATGTTACCGACGATTTCACGAATCACGCGATGCAGTTTATTGAGGACAACAGGGACAAGCCGTTCTTCTGTTATGTTCCTTACTGCACACCCCATTCGCCGATGCAAGTTCCGGACGAATTCTACGACAAGTTTGCCGAGATGAATCCTTCGATGAAGAATCGTGATCCGCAAAAGGAACAACTTGGTATGACGCGAGCCGCACTCGCGATGTGCGAGAACGTTGACTGGAACGTTGGTCGAATTCTGAAGAAGCTGGACGATCTTGATCTGGCCAACAACACCATTGTGATCGACTTCGCCGACAATGGCCCCAACAGCTTTCGCTGGAACGGCGACATGAAGGGACGCAAAGGATCGCTCGACGAGGGAGGCACCCGTGTTCCTTGTTTCATTCGCATGCCGGGAACGATTAAGCCAGACACGCAAATCACACAGATAGCCGGCGCCGTCGACTTTCTTCCAACTCTCCTAGACTTTGCTGGAATCGACGCGAACTATCCAAAACCAATCGACGGCCGCAGCTTGAAACCGCTCCTAACGGGCCAAAAGACCGATTGGCCAGATCGCGAGCTCATTGCCTCGCGCAACAATCAGGTCAGCGTGCGGAACCAAACCTACCGACTCGACAACGATGGCAAGCTGTTCAATATCTTGCAAGATATCGGCCAACGGACAGATGTCTCGAAACAGAATCCTGAGATCACGAAACAACTAATGCAAGTTGCCAAGCAGTATCGCGAAGAAATGCTGCCCCGGGACGATGATCGTCCCTTTACGGTCGGCTATTCGGCGAATACACCGCTTCCTGCTCGCGATGGCGTTGCTCACGGTGAGATTAAGCGAAGCGCCCCAGCGCCCAACTGTTCCTACTTCACCAATTGGAAAACAGAAGAGGGCACGATCACCTGGGATGTCGAAGTCCACGAACCAGGACAATATGAGGCGATTGTCTATTACACTTGCCCTAAGGAAAATGTGGGAGTCGAAATCCAAGCCGAGCTACTCGGTCAAAAGACGGCTGCTTCTATTCAGGAGGCGCACGATCCAGAAGCCTACGGCCCAGAACGCGATCGCTTCAATCGTGGAGCGGAATCTCCGGTTAAAGACTTCAAGGCATTCTCACTAGGCACATTGAATCTTCCCAAGGGACGAGACAATCTGACTCTTTCGGCCCTCAAAATCCCTGGCGAGGGCGCGATTGAAGTTCGTTATGTTTGGCTGAATCGCAAATGA
- a CDS encoding bestrophin family protein, which yields MIREDFWVEVFKVNGSVTPRVAGRLLAFSLFGAAVYMFFDVLQVHNGLATAHYEYIGVVLALLLVMRTNAGYDRWYEARKIWGGIVNQSRNLAQIGLMYGPKDRAWQENYARWVAAFSPVCCHSLRGERSFDEIAKLSETIGTEETRRLSESNHMPMYVVRRVADMLQEAVNQGQMDRFFFLQAEAERARLIDHIGGCERILKTPLAQAFSIKIRRFLFLYLLFLPVAIVDAAGMATPLIVFLVAYPLLALDQIGVELENPFSEERLNHLPLNQISETIRSNVMASIHNLPTMVPYSESPPQYSHPGNKAVPAPAFRESPELDLQVICPAES from the coding sequence ATGATTCGAGAAGACTTCTGGGTTGAAGTATTTAAGGTGAACGGATCCGTGACCCCACGGGTTGCTGGCAGACTCCTAGCATTTTCATTGTTCGGAGCTGCCGTTTACATGTTCTTCGATGTCCTCCAGGTTCATAACGGCTTGGCGACCGCTCACTACGAGTACATCGGTGTTGTCCTTGCCTTGCTGTTAGTGATGCGAACCAATGCTGGCTACGATCGATGGTATGAAGCACGCAAAATTTGGGGAGGAATCGTCAATCAATCTCGAAACCTGGCTCAGATTGGTTTGATGTATGGGCCGAAGGATCGAGCCTGGCAGGAAAATTACGCACGCTGGGTTGCCGCTTTCTCGCCGGTTTGCTGCCACAGTTTGCGAGGCGAGCGTTCCTTCGACGAGATCGCCAAACTGAGCGAAACAATTGGCACAGAAGAAACGCGACGACTAAGTGAATCGAACCATATGCCCATGTACGTAGTTCGCCGAGTCGCCGACATGCTGCAGGAAGCGGTTAATCAAGGTCAGATGGACCGCTTCTTCTTTCTGCAAGCAGAAGCGGAACGAGCTCGACTAATCGATCACATTGGCGGCTGCGAACGAATTTTGAAAACGCCCTTAGCCCAAGCATTCTCGATCAAGATTCGCCGATTCTTGTTTCTGTATTTGTTGTTCTTACCCGTCGCGATTGTTGACGCAGCCGGCATGGCAACACCGCTGATTGTATTTCTAGTTGCGTATCCGCTATTGGCGCTCGATCAAATTGGCGTTGAGTTGGAGAACCCATTCTCAGAAGAACGTCTCAATCATCTTCCGCTCAATCAGATTTCGGAAACTATCCGCAGCAACGTTATGGCTTCCATCCATAATCTGCCAACGATGGTTCCCTACAGCGAATCACCGCCACAGTATTCGCATCCAGGTAACAAGGCCGTACCGGCCCCCGCTTTCCGAGAATCACCCGAACTCGATCTCCAGGTGATTTGTCCGGCAGAGTCATAG
- a CDS encoding universal stress protein yields the protein MLKSVLVHLSGCSGCDRAIELAALIAQGAYARLHGLSALESQDSQSSERIVSAAHMLAESGQRAHLELRQSFSHDHLLEVGARLEIEATSRGTEGDTIENLVRESQYHDLLVSCCPIQGQSYPYDLTPWQHLELTARSRLPHYVSRGILSTPQRVLLVYDRSDASARAIRSFLAQNPLPDAHCRLLGIGAAANQKSNAFQAMRDYCQTQRYDLETGCLVGPVRRVLIPYANKWEADLLVLGIPPNLGFWSRLTGAIPLDILQRTEHDLYLVG from the coding sequence ATGCTGAAAAGCGTACTCGTCCACTTGAGCGGCTGTAGCGGCTGCGATCGGGCTATCGAGTTAGCGGCATTGATCGCTCAAGGTGCTTACGCTCGCCTGCATGGACTTTCCGCGTTGGAATCGCAGGACTCGCAATCGAGCGAGCGTATTGTCTCAGCGGCCCATATGCTGGCGGAATCGGGTCAACGTGCCCATCTCGAACTTCGCCAGTCGTTCTCACACGATCACTTACTGGAGGTCGGTGCTCGCTTGGAAATTGAGGCGACATCTCGCGGCACCGAGGGGGACACAATCGAAAACCTGGTTCGCGAGTCGCAGTATCACGATTTGTTGGTTTCCTGCTGTCCAATTCAAGGTCAATCGTATCCTTACGACTTAACGCCCTGGCAACACCTGGAACTTACCGCTCGTTCTCGGCTTCCGCATTACGTATCTCGTGGAATCCTCAGCACTCCCCAACGAGTGCTTTTAGTTTACGACCGTTCGGATGCTTCAGCCCGAGCGATTCGTTCCTTCTTGGCACAGAATCCGCTGCCGGACGCTCATTGTCGGTTGCTAGGGATCGGTGCCGCTGCGAATCAGAAATCGAATGCGTTTCAGGCGATGCGTGATTATTGCCAAACGCAGCGTTACGACTTAGAGACTGGCTGTTTGGTCGGGCCTGTTCGACGCGTACTGATCCCTTACGCAAATAAATGGGAGGCGGACTTGCTGGTCCTCGGTATTCCTCCCAATCTTGGATTCTGGAGTCGACTCACGGGTGCGATTCCGCTGGACATTTTGCAACGAACCGAGCACGACCTTTATCTCGTTGGCTGA
- a CDS encoding LysR family transcriptional regulator, whose product MIERLQDLNFLHLFYFWVAVRQGSITAACEHLHLSQPTVSSQIKKLEKSLGHQLFDRSGREQQLTEVGAMVMEYADEIFSTGREMLGSLRGMETEQTLRLNVGVPMYVPKLITYRLLEVALRFPTPVQIDYHEAPMEQLVDDLVHHRHDVIISDRPIASDGRLSSFNHPLGDCSVAFCAVKPLAEQLRADFPSSLQRAPMLMPSPSTALRRSLDHWFDQHDICPKVVAQFDDSAMLKEFGSGGAGVFPTPVAVIDRVCRQYDVEVIGTLEDVRSHFFAITSQRRLIHPVVVAISEEAPKILLDMRKGNSIGE is encoded by the coding sequence ATGATCGAGCGCCTGCAGGATCTCAATTTTCTTCATTTGTTCTACTTTTGGGTTGCCGTTCGCCAGGGAAGTATTACGGCTGCTTGCGAGCACCTTCATCTTTCGCAGCCGACCGTCAGCTCGCAGATCAAAAAACTGGAGAAATCACTCGGTCATCAATTGTTCGATCGCAGCGGTCGCGAGCAGCAACTGACCGAAGTCGGTGCGATGGTAATGGAGTATGCCGACGAAATTTTTTCGACCGGTCGTGAGATGCTTGGCAGCTTGCGCGGTATGGAGACTGAGCAAACGCTTCGTCTGAATGTCGGAGTTCCGATGTATGTTCCCAAGCTGATTACATATCGGCTCTTGGAAGTGGCCCTCCGATTTCCGACGCCGGTCCAAATCGATTACCACGAAGCTCCGATGGAACAGTTGGTGGACGATCTGGTTCATCATCGACACGATGTCATCATCTCGGATCGACCGATAGCTTCCGATGGCCGTCTTAGCAGTTTTAATCATCCACTTGGTGATTGTTCCGTCGCCTTTTGTGCGGTGAAGCCGCTGGCCGAACAGCTCCGCGCGGACTTTCCAAGTTCGTTGCAGCGAGCCCCAATGCTGATGCCGTCTCCTTCTACGGCGCTGCGTCGAAGTCTCGATCATTGGTTCGATCAGCACGATATTTGTCCTAAGGTGGTCGCCCAGTTTGACGATAGCGCGATGCTGAAGGAGTTTGGCAGCGGAGGTGCAGGCGTGTTTCCAACGCCGGTGGCCGTGATTGATCGCGTCTGCCGTCAATACGATGTGGAGGTAATTGGGACGCTGGAAGATGTACGAAGTCATTTCTTCGCGATCACCTCGCAGCGACGACTCATTCATCCGGTGGTGGTTGCGATTTCGGAGGAAGCGCCAAAGATCTTGCTCGATATGCGGAAAGGCAACAGCATCGGGGAATAG
- the ppk2 gene encoding polyphosphate kinase 2, with amino-acid sequence MNDPRPYDEHERLHEEILDSLDEEFEAELEDAMMERDEARIEGDGKGRLPRRVYFRELLQLQRELIKLQSWVVENNARVAVLFEGRDAAGKGGAIKRITQRLNPRVCRVVALSAPSEREKTQWYFQRYVNHLPAAGEIVLFDRSWYNRAGVERVMGFCTENQLEEFFRTVPEFEQMLVRSGMYLIKYWFSISDEEQQFRFQCRIHDPLKQWKLSPMDLESRRRWEQYTVAKEEMFARTNIPDAQWWVVEADDKKRARLNCMHHFLQQIPYTEVPQPEISLPPREHEEGYKRRPLPEDVFVPSIY; translated from the coding sequence ATGAACGACCCACGCCCCTACGACGAGCACGAACGCCTGCACGAAGAAATCCTCGACTCACTTGACGAAGAATTCGAGGCAGAACTTGAAGATGCCATGATGGAGCGGGACGAGGCTCGCATAGAAGGAGACGGCAAGGGGCGATTGCCTCGACGCGTCTACTTCCGCGAGCTTCTTCAGCTACAGCGTGAATTGATCAAATTGCAAAGCTGGGTAGTCGAGAACAATGCCCGTGTTGCGGTACTATTTGAAGGACGAGATGCGGCAGGGAAGGGGGGAGCGATCAAGCGTATCACGCAGCGCTTGAATCCGCGTGTGTGCCGAGTGGTCGCCTTATCGGCTCCGTCGGAGCGAGAGAAAACGCAGTGGTACTTCCAAAGGTACGTGAACCATTTACCTGCTGCTGGCGAGATCGTGCTGTTCGATCGAAGCTGGTACAACCGAGCCGGTGTGGAGCGGGTAATGGGGTTCTGCACAGAGAACCAACTCGAAGAGTTCTTTCGCACGGTCCCGGAGTTCGAGCAGATGCTGGTCCGCTCGGGGATGTACCTAATAAAGTACTGGTTTTCGATCAGCGACGAAGAGCAACAGTTTCGCTTTCAGTGTCGTATTCATGACCCACTCAAACAGTGGAAATTGAGCCCGATGGATTTAGAGTCGCGACGAAGGTGGGAGCAATACACGGTCGCTAAGGAAGAAATGTTTGCGCGAACGAACATCCCTGATGCTCAGTGGTGGGTTGTTGAAGCAGACGATAAAAAGCGAGCTCGGCTGAACTGTATGCATCACTTTCTGCAGCAGATCCCTTATACGGAAGTCCCACAGCCAGAAATTTCTCTGCCGCCTCGTGAGCACGAAGAGGGCTATAAGAGGCGCCCTCTGCCAGAAGACGTCTTCGTGCCGTCGATCTATTAG
- a CDS encoding glycoside hydrolase family 43 protein: MTRTLSLILLLTVTFNTSMYAHEKSVKSGNPVFEGWYADPEGILFEDTYWIYPTYSAPYDEQTFFDCFSSKDLVTWTKHPRILDNQEIKWARRAMWAPSIIEKDGKYYFFFGANDIQNNDQLGGIGVAVADKPAGPFKDHLGKPLIDKFHNGAQPIDQFAFKDKDGKYFLIYGGWRHCNIAQLNDDFSGFIPFEDGTTFQEITPDGYVEGPFMFIRNNKYYFMWSEGGWTGPNYSVAYAIADSPFGPFKRIGKVLQQDPKIATGAGHHSVIHIPGTDEYYAVYHRRPLGETDGNSRVTCIDRMEFDENGHIKPITISNEGVLARPLKITSEN, encoded by the coding sequence ATGACTCGAACTCTCTCCTTGATCTTGCTCCTGACTGTGACGTTCAACACTTCGATGTACGCTCACGAGAAGTCAGTGAAATCTGGAAATCCTGTATTTGAAGGCTGGTATGCCGATCCGGAAGGAATCCTTTTCGAAGATACCTATTGGATCTACCCGACCTACTCCGCGCCCTACGACGAGCAAACGTTCTTCGACTGCTTTTCCTCGAAGGATCTCGTCACGTGGACCAAGCATCCACGCATCTTGGACAACCAGGAAATCAAATGGGCTCGCCGTGCAATGTGGGCTCCTTCCATCATTGAGAAGGACGGAAAGTACTACTTCTTTTTCGGTGCAAATGACATCCAAAACAACGATCAACTAGGCGGCATCGGCGTGGCGGTAGCTGACAAACCGGCGGGTCCTTTTAAAGATCATCTTGGTAAGCCACTGATCGATAAGTTTCACAATGGTGCCCAACCGATTGATCAATTTGCATTCAAGGACAAGGATGGCAAGTATTTCCTGATTTATGGTGGTTGGCGACATTGCAATATCGCTCAACTCAACGACGACTTCTCCGGCTTCATACCATTTGAAGACGGAACAACCTTTCAAGAGATCACGCCAGACGGTTATGTCGAAGGCCCATTCATGTTCATCCGCAATAACAAGTATTACTTCATGTGGTCGGAAGGTGGATGGACTGGCCCCAACTATAGCGTGGCCTATGCGATTGCAGACTCACCATTCGGTCCGTTCAAGCGGATCGGAAAAGTTTTACAGCAAGATCCCAAAATCGCCACTGGCGCCGGACACCACTCAGTGATTCATATTCCAGGGACAGACGAGTATTACGCGGTTTACCATCGACGCCCGCTTGGCGAGACCGACGGTAATTCACGCGTGACCTGCATCGATCGGATGGAGTTCGATGAGAACGGTCACATCAAGCCAATCACGATTAGCAACGAAGGGGTTCTCGCTAGACCACTCAAGATCACTTCTGAAAACTAA
- the groL gene encoding chaperonin GroEL (60 kDa chaperone family; promotes refolding of misfolded polypeptides especially under stressful conditions; forms two stacked rings of heptamers to form a barrel-shaped 14mer; ends can be capped by GroES; misfolded proteins enter the barrel where they are refolded when GroES binds) — protein MAKIIAFDQEAREAIRRGVSKLAKAVKTTLGPKGRNVIIQKSFGSPTVTKDGVTVAKEIELEDVYENMGAQMVREVASKTSDVAGDGTTTATLMAEAIFNEGLKAVVSGVNPIQMKAGIEKAVAAITAELNGMSIPIKKKEEMANVGSIASNNDREIGELLADAMEKVGKDGVITVDEGKSLATEVEWVEGMQFDRGYLSPYFVTDPATMTCDLEDCYVLVFEKKISNIKDLVPVLEAVVQQSKPLLIIAEDVDGEALATLVINRLRGTFKCVAVKAPGYGDRRKAMMEDIAILTGGTAIFESLGIKLENLGLAELGRAKKVIIDKDNTTIIEGAGDTQNIKDRIAQIRREIDNSTSDYDKEKLEERLAKLAGGVAKVNVGAATESEMKEKKARVEDALHATRAAAAEGILPGGGVALLRASSKVSAEGLSHDEEIGFNIVIRACRAPITTIATNAGKDGSIICEKILESKGNQGYNALTDTYEDLVKSGVIDPAKVTKTALANSASVATLLLTSDALIAEKPKADKKGGHSHDDMY, from the coding sequence ATGGCAAAGATCATCGCCTTTGATCAAGAAGCTCGCGAAGCGATCCGCCGCGGCGTATCGAAGCTGGCGAAGGCCGTCAAAACGACGCTGGGTCCTAAGGGACGCAACGTTATCATCCAGAAGAGCTTTGGCAGCCCGACCGTCACGAAAGACGGCGTAACCGTTGCCAAGGAAATCGAACTGGAAGACGTCTATGAAAACATGGGCGCTCAAATGGTTCGCGAAGTTGCCAGCAAGACTTCGGACGTCGCAGGTGACGGTACCACCACCGCCACGCTGATGGCCGAAGCGATCTTCAACGAAGGTTTGAAGGCTGTTGTCTCCGGTGTGAACCCAATTCAGATGAAGGCCGGTATCGAAAAGGCTGTCGCAGCCATCACCGCCGAACTGAACGGCATGTCGATTCCGATCAAGAAGAAGGAAGAAATGGCCAACGTTGGTTCCATCGCTTCCAACAACGATCGCGAAATCGGCGAACTCCTGGCCGACGCCATGGAAAAGGTCGGTAAGGACGGCGTGATCACCGTCGACGAAGGCAAGTCGCTCGCCACGGAAGTGGAATGGGTCGAAGGCATGCAGTTCGATCGCGGTTACCTTTCGCCTTACTTCGTGACCGATCCGGCCACGATGACCTGCGACCTGGAAGATTGCTACGTTCTGGTTTTCGAGAAGAAGATCAGCAACATCAAAGATCTGGTTCCAGTTCTGGAAGCGGTCGTCCAGCAAAGCAAGCCACTGTTGATCATCGCCGAAGACGTTGACGGTGAAGCATTGGCAACGCTGGTTATCAACCGCCTGCGTGGCACCTTCAAGTGTGTCGCCGTGAAGGCTCCTGGCTACGGCGATCGCCGTAAGGCCATGATGGAAGACATCGCCATCCTGACCGGTGGTACTGCCATCTTTGAAAGCCTGGGCATTAAGCTCGAAAACCTCGGTTTGGCCGAACTCGGTCGCGCCAAGAAGGTGATCATCGACAAGGACAACACCACGATCATCGAAGGTGCTGGCGATACTCAGAACATCAAGGATCGTATCGCTCAGATCCGCCGCGAAATCGACAACTCGACCAGCGACTACGACAAGGAAAAGCTGGAAGAACGTCTGGCCAAGTTGGCTGGCGGTGTCGCTAAGGTCAACGTCGGTGCCGCGACCGAAAGCGAAATGAAGGAAAAGAAGGCTCGCGTTGAAGACGCTTTGCACGCCACGCGTGCTGCCGCTGCTGAAGGCATTCTTCCAGGCGGTGGTGTTGCTCTGCTGCGAGCTTCGTCGAAGGTGAGTGCCGAAGGCCTGAGCCACGACGAAGAAATCGGTTTCAACATCGTCATCCGTGCTTGCCGTGCTCCGATCACCACGATCGCCACCAACGCTGGTAAAGACGGTAGTATCATCTGCGAAAAGATCTTGGAAAGCAAAGGCAACCAGGGTTACAACGCGTTGACCGATACCTACGAAGACCTGGTTAAGTCGGGCGTCATCGACCCAGCCAAGGTCACCAAGACCGCCCTGGCCAATTCGGCTAGTGTCGCGACCTTGCTGCTGACCAGCGATGCCTTGATCGCTGAGAAGCCAAAGGCCGACAAGAAGGGTGGCCACAGCCACGACGACATGTACTAA
- the groES gene encoding co-chaperone GroES: MATATKKKASSTKQRLQPLGDRVVVRRDELEEKTAGGIFLPETAKNKPSRGVVVSVGSGRLLDDGSRSPLQVKEGDKVVFSMYAGSDTFTVGDEEVILLREDDILAVIEG; this comes from the coding sequence ATGGCAACGGCTACGAAAAAGAAGGCTTCGAGCACCAAACAACGTTTGCAGCCGCTGGGCGATCGCGTGGTGGTCCGTCGCGACGAATTGGAAGAAAAGACCGCTGGTGGGATCTTCCTGCCAGAAACCGCCAAGAACAAGCCGTCCCGCGGTGTTGTTGTCAGCGTGGGCAGTGGCCGTCTGTTGGACGACGGCAGCCGTAGCCCGCTGCAGGTCAAAGAAGGCGACAAGGTTGTCTTCAGCATGTATGCCGGCAGCGACACGTTCACCGTTGGCGATGAAGAAGTCATCCTGCTTCGCGAAGACGACATCCTGGCAGTCATCGAAGGCTAG